The Ziziphus jujuba cultivar Dongzao chromosome 3, ASM3175591v1 region ttaaataaaaaaaaaattaatttggtaattattttatacatatatttttaattatttatattttaatagatttaattaaattaatttcttttttttttattaaaaccaatTTAAACCGATTAAATTATTgaacttaaatttttaaaacccattcaattttttttttttttaaattacaagtTAACCCAAATACCATACTCACGACTCAAATCATGCTCTTATGACATAAATAGAGATGCTCAACCCATTCAAATTGATGCAAACAATTTGAATTAGATTAAATTGAATGGTTTAATCTGGCAGCCGATGTTTTTGCACACCCCCAAATATCTATCCCAATTTAATTGCAAAAGAACCCCTGTATGCTTCGGCATTAAGTTTTTTTCAGAAAGAATATGGTCGGACTTAAAAGAGTTCGGAATCACtctgccatatatatatataattatatattcatatagaaaatatcattctttgtttttttggtttttgtttcctGAGAAAGAAAATCAGAGAAAAATGGAGATTACAAAGTTGCCTGAGGAGTGCATTTCACGAATAATTTCGTTTACATCTCCAAGGGATGCTTGCAGGTCGGCTCTAGTTTGTGCTCTGTCTAGATCAGCCATGGATTCAGATTTGGTTTGGAGAAAGTTTCTTCCTCATGACTATCACCAAATCCTTTCAAATTCTTTACAACCATCATTAATGGATTCCCTTTCCATGAAGCAACTCTTTGTCCAACTTTCTCATCATCCAGTCCTTGTAAACGATGGTAATATGGTAATCAACAAACCAGTCCTTTATTACTTCgtctaattatttgttttttttcaatttaaattcattatttttggTTTCTGTTAGTACTCACAGTTAAGGTTCATCGATTGGaacttggatttttatttttaatattttgttgttattattattattattattattttacgcTCAGTAAAGTTGAGGAAGAAGAACTCGTTATTAATCTGTCGCTGTAATTAGGTTAGCTTAGATATTGGTAGACTAGATAGTTCCTGtaatattattctattatttatgtTGGGGTGGAGAGATTCAGGATCATTATCCAAGaaaacaatgattttttttcaaaccaGGCTGTACCTCCCCAATTTAGAAGATTAATTTAAAACCTTTAAATAACagttttatataattatgttaAAAGAAGAGAAGATCCATATAATTATCATCTCATCTTTAAAAAAACTAGACTGAAGTGAAGTCTTCATAAATCAGCATTAAGAAAACATAACTTTAGTACAAATAGGGATAGTCCAGTGGTAAATCCACTGCTTCCTCTAGCAAATCTCTAGAATTCGAAGGGCCCaaaaaccaaatataaaaaatggaaaatattcatgaatatatatacatatatatgtatatttatatatagcatAGATGATAGATATACGATGATTTTACCATCAAAACTTCctatgtatatatgtggttaGACATGGCTTTTTATATCCGTATGTTTTTGACGTACGCGCAGAGCTTGCAATTGATAAGAATAGTGGAAAGAAATGTTATTTGATGGGCGCAAGAAGGCTCGCAATTATATGGGGAAGTTCACCCCAATATTGGCAGTGGATATCTCTACGTTCGTCTAGGTGATTTTTCTACTCTTTTacttactgttattattatttttatgttttttttcccctcacaCAATGTTATTCTTTAAtggatttgagaattttttattttacaaaatggAACAAAAACTACTTTCTTTGATTCACAGGGAATTTAAGAGCAAAAACATTTCCTGTTCTCaaatagatatttttctttcatatttctCTCAGGTTCTCTGAAGTGCCTGAACTAAAACTTGTATGGTGGTTTGAGATCAAAGGAAGGATTGAAACAAACATTTTGTCCCTGCAAGCAACTTATGCAGTTTACTTTGTGTACAAACTCAGTTGGCACCGATACCAGTTTCATGAAAAACCTGTTACGGTTCAAGTCAATTTTGAAGGAGATGATGAAATCCATGGCGAAGGATATGGGAGTAGAGAAGTGCTGTTAGGCCCTCCAGAGAATGGGAATATGCAGCTACCATGTGGAGTATATAGAGGAGATGGTTGGATGGAGGTTGAATTGGGGGAGTTCTTCAATGATGGTGGGGAAGGTCATGGGGTTGTGGCGTTCAGTCTAATGGAGACTGATAATTATACATGTAAGTTTGGCGTCATTGTTGAAGGAATTGAGCTTAGGCCTAAAGCTGGTTGATAGAAAATAAGTATGTTAGTAGCCTAGTCAatgctctctttttcttttattggacTTGGATGCTGTTTTTGGAATTGAGCTTGGGCGTAAGCTggttgattgaaaataaatcagTATGTTAGTAGCTTAGTCAatgctctctttttcttttattggacTTGGATTCTCAGTTTGGAATTGAGCTTGGGCCTAAAGCTGGCTGATAGCAAATATGTATGTTAGTTGCTTAGTCAATGCTCTCTTTGTCTGTTATTGGACTTGGATGCTCTGTTTTTGGCACTGCTCTGGTTTTTTTAGTATTAGCCATCCATACATCATCTAAACAATGACATTAGTGATAAATATATTAACACTAACATGCTTTTTTTCTTATAGGACATAACTTTGATGTTTATAATCTTACGATTATTTATCAccactaaaaccaaaaaaaaagaaaaagaaaggttttatttattatttattaactttattatAATAAACAGCACAACCATGTGATGTTTTATAATGGAATTTTTAAATATCTGTCATTAAAAAGACTAATAAACTACAAAGGTTACATAAGTGTTGTATCGTCATGTATTGTTGCTTGTCAATGATAAAATTGATGCTAATTAAATTGTCATATCAGCTAAATTTCGCATatgacaaattaaaattttctacaaTGTTAATTTGTTTCCCAAAATTTCGTCGTCCATCTTTTTTCTCTCGTCTCCATTCATCAATTTCCATGCAAGTCGTTTAGAAAGTCAATGCCAAGTCATCG contains the following coding sequences:
- the LOC107422511 gene encoding putative F-box protein PP2-B12 isoform X1 — translated: MFLHTPKYLSQFNCKRTPVCFGIKFFSERIWSDLKEFGITLPYIYIIIYSYRKYHSLFFWFLFPEKENQRKMEITKLPEECISRIISFTSPRDACRSALVCALSRSAMDSDLVWRKFLPHDYHQILSNSLQPSLMDSLSMKQLFVQLSHHPVLVNDELAIDKNSGKKCYLMGARRLAIIWGSSPQYWQWISLRSSRFSEVPELKLVWWFEIKGRIETNILSLQATYAVYFVYKLSWHRYQFHEKPVTVQVNFEGDDEIHGEGYGSREVLLGPPENGNMQLPCGVYRGDGWMEVELGEFFNDGGEGHGVVAFSLMETDNYTCKFGVIVEGIELRPKAG
- the LOC107422511 gene encoding F-box protein PP2-B1-like isoform X2, producing the protein MFLHTPKYLSQFNCKRTPVCFGIKFFSERIWSDLKEFGITLPYIYIIIYSYRKYHSLFFWFLFPEKENQRKMEITKLPEECISRIISFTSPRDACRSALVCALSRSAMDSDLVWRKFLPHDYHQILSNSLQPSLMDSLSMKQLFVQLSHHPVLVNDELAIDKNSGKKCYLMGARRLAIIWGSSPQYWQWISLRSSSWHRYQFHEKPVTVQVNFEGDDEIHGEGYGSREVLLGPPENGNMQLPCGVYRGDGWMEVELGEFFNDGGEGHGVVAFSLMETDNYTCKFGVIVEGIELRPKAG
- the LOC107422511 gene encoding F-box protein PP2-B10-like isoform X3 gives rise to the protein MGARRLAIIWGSSPQYWQWISLRSSRFSEVPELKLVWWFEIKGRIETNILSLQATYAVYFVYKLSWHRYQFHEKPVTVQVNFEGDDEIHGEGYGSREVLLGPPENGNMQLPCGVYRGDGWMEVELGEFFNDGGEGHGVVAFSLMETDNYTCKFGVIVEGIELRPKAG